The Amphiura filiformis chromosome 8, Afil_fr2py, whole genome shotgun sequence genomic sequence cttttttgaattttgaccaactttgagaaatttgcaccaaaaatggtcaaaaaatgcaaaaataaaaaaaaaatcataaaaaagcctgattttcgcccaaatttcaaatattttttttggtgaagttggtcaaaattcaaaaaaatgaaaaaacgctccctagatatttttatctagtttttaaaaatcaataaaaaaatttttttggccaaacaatttttttgttacgttgcacgaaaaaaaaaaaaaaaaaaaactgttttttaggattttctccaaaatgagcattttggcccaaattgggcctcacagatgaattcatcaagtcatttccattctaaaaatgtatacttttatattctttagactaataatttagcagttatgaggcccgaaagttttcataattccagggttcagaccaaccttaaaagcgCTCAATTAGGACAAATTataaagtaggtatagagaaagtcaacaTCCGAAACATCCCCGTTAAAAAAGATACAAGCAGCACAATCAATAAGCTTGGTAGCTGTGCATAAATCATGAGCTTATAGCCAAAGTGACCATAATGACTGCAAAGATGTTTTTAATCGGAGATATCAGTGACGGCAAAATATAAATGCAGAAGTGAAACTAAAACCGATAGAACATTGTAAAAGGTACAGATTCACTAATTAATCCTAAAGGGTGCCCCATAATAATCTATAGCGGGAAAGTTGAATATTAATTGGTTTGAAAAGCATTGCTATTGGTCGTATTGATTTAAAtccaaatgcaacatattatttagctttcttaggaattttagatttaaaaaaatggacgTTTCTAGTACAAGTTATAGACTTTCGggttaaaattgtaaatttcaagTATTGATAAATGACCTACTTTGAaaaaatcccatatcaagaattattcagccctatatctgtgccaaatttaGCTGTTCCTATAAATAAAATTTATGATTTGTCCAATATATTGAACTGGATGATAGCGATAAAGCACCCATAATTAATGAGTCCGCTATAAATTACGCACATCCAATGatatcaatgtcacgccaaaacgatcAAGctatttcaaagaaagttacaaGATAAGTAGGTGACAATTGTGCCAATGCCAAATAACTTATTCAACCTGTTCAATCATGGTGAGTACCGCGGACAATGGGGCTTGATACGGTAaacgttgaccatgttgacagaaaATGGCAACTTATGAGATGCATCATGTGTACAAACCAATAGAATAGCAACTTCTGAATTTCCACCGGTTTTATAGTTTTATCACTTAGTTGTTTTTCCGtcactatatcatgtatatctcAGGTTAAAGAAAACATATTTGCGGTCACTATTGTCATCTTGATTTTCGGAATCAACGTTCACTTTGGCTATAAAGCTCTTTAAGGTCCTGTTTCACGAACTGATACCTCATCTATTGTGCTAACTGTAAGTTGTATATCCAGGGATCTTTGCATcccaaacatttgaaaacagtcctTACTATGAATGGTTACACAAGTTTGCTTGAGTTGGGTGTAGGCTGCTAGGTGATATTCATTACTTTGACAGTATTTTGAAATTGGTATTACAGCCTTAGgcctaatgtacgatctttttaaatttttagatttttctttttttcttccaaaatgataatatatgcaatcattatgaaagttcccaatacatttggacgcgaaaaacattgggaatttgcaaagaaacaacatcataaacttcacctctatcactcgaaacatctcgcactatttggattaggacagcgagtgcggcctcagtgttagtctcctacgcggccagtttggttacgttcGCGTAACCTAGCTAGTTTTGTAGGCGACTACGGATTGCGATCGGGGCCGCcctaaagtcataatctaaaacattatgattttatgtcggaccaacagaaaatcatcccgttttactacaaatagggcgaatttgacagtatGCTCATaaatttaagttagaacatgtgtaagtattacaaatatgccaaaaatcgggtttgaaaaaataaaggtaaattctgaaaaagatcgtacattaaggctttaattaagACCACACTTATTATACAGAATcacatttttaattttgaaaaaaaaaaaatttttaagtgCATCAGCATTATGTTTACCAAGGTGATCCAGAGTGGTTATAATATTTAACTGTTGATCCAGAGTGGTTATAATATTTAACTGTTGATCCTTCGCCTGATCTAGTTCTACGGTTATTGTTCCTCGACCGTGTGTACATCGCTGTAAGGGCAATGATGACGCCGATAGCAATTCCAGTAACGGCTGCTCCAACAATTGTAGCTTTCACAGAATTCTTTGATGGTTCACCCATTCTAGGATCCTCCATTGGACGGGGATTTCGTCTTGATTTGGGTGGTCGGTTTGGATTCCAAGTTGAACGTGGTGGGACAGGTCCATGTCTGGGTGGTAATGTTGGTGGTACTGGATTACCTGGTGGAGGGTTAGGATTGGGATTTAGTCTTGGATTTGATCTAGGTGGGACAGGTCTAGGTCTTGGATTAGGTCTAGACGTAGGTGGTAATGCTGGTGGTACATTATCTACCACTGTTATTAGACTGTGAGCAAACGTTGTATATCCATTGATATCTGTGCCTTGACACGACACACGTGCTCTATTCATATCCATCGTTATTCCAATCACACGCAATTTTTCTCCAGAATTTCCAAAGGGAATATATACGGACTACGCACAAATATATGACCATTAATAGTCCAAAGGTAGCCGTAGTTCCCTTTCTTGTTTGGTACGCACGAAAAAATCATGTTGTTTCCAGTTAATACTGAAACTTGTGGTCCAGGAGTGATGGAAATTCCCAGTGCTGTAAGAGGATTTACTTGGCACATACGCGGGTACCTTGGTCGAGATGGGTGATCTTCTTGACAGCTTAATACTAATCCAACATCATTGGCCGTCAAAAATCTAGTATGTTGTATTGTTCCATCAAGTCCCCATTTACCAATCCATTTGGTGCCTGTATACCATCTGACTTTCCCCATAGGATTGCCGCCTCTAGTGGTGCAAGTGAATGTGACATTCATTAAAGGTAACACACCCGTGGAAGGACTCATTGAACAGAGTGGATATCCAGGATCAGGATACCTTCCAATCGCTAGAATGCCACCTCGTTTGCGATTAGTGATAAGTGCAGGATCAGCATGTCCTTCATAGTATACACATTCATAAGTAGCTTCATCCGAGTTTCTAACATTGGTAATTTGTAAATTATATTCGCCATTACTGCGATTACCTAGAATAGAGTACCTCCTCCGACGATCTGTATCCAGTGATGGATATAATAAATACTCGGAGCTGATATTTTGTTGTCCAGCAACACCAGCAAGTTTATAATTCCACGACACCTCGCCTTTTCCATACCGTACTCTTCTAATAGCACAAGGAAGTGTAACAGTTCCACCTAAATCTGCATAAACGTCTTTTGGTTGTTTTCTAAACTGTGCTTCGCTCAACTCTATGTGACATAGACATAGAAAAAGACATACGAATAATCTAATACGCCGTTTCATCACAGTCAAAACGGACGACAAACTTTCCATGATTATAAAATTCAAGTTCTCGAAGTATTTTCCAAGTATAGCCTACAGGACGTTTCTTCAAAGCGTGGTTTGTGACAAGAGCTTGAAACTAATTCTAACTCATTGTTTTTTGTGTTAATATAAGTACTTTCGTAAACCTTCTGCTCTGCCAAATTTGACAGTTATACAACTAGTAgattaaaaatagaaaaagaaagaaataaagtgCATCATTAATCGTTGCTTGCCAATAATCTCCTAATGGACGCTTCCATACTAGTTGCCAGAGATGTTAACGCTTTGTTGTAATTGAGCTATAATAAGGACACGAGTCGAAGCTTTGTAAGACAATAGCCATAACTTCTTTCCTTAATAAAATTCAATCGGTAAATGTTTGAAAATCTTGGCCTTATTTTTAAGTTTAATTGAAAGATTGCTGCTGTTTTAAAGCTGGCTATAAGCAAATACAtagcaaattatttaaaatgcaGTATGTGCGAAAGTCTACATTCGCGTGTAAAACATTAATGACAGCCTCTTAAGTAATCCACCGTAACGTTTAACCTGTAAAGTCAACAGTTATATATTGACCTGGACAAAACTCCGCCCATATTTCAATTGCCATACTCCTGTTAAAACCAAGCTATCAATCCTTAGCACGAAATATTTCGTGTCACCAATAAAACCAATTGTTAAGATTATATTGCATACtgggcggttacccatatttggcggttctcgggtgtcgcgattacctggctgatggtgactgcaccaccaccaagttttatgccatacgacagttttcacttatttgacctcagatgacacctggtgaccccgaaatgacctctaTATGTTgactccacccaccaagtttcatgctcatataacagcttttactaatttgacatcagatgacccctgagtgacctcagatgaccccaaaatgaccttccaaaaatttgagcaAATTAGGAAAATGTGTCCCCTGTAGCACTACATGCAGAAAAGTATCAACTCCCATCCCAAATTAtcggagtctggtttataaaccAACACACCAGTCAACAAAGTGGACAAGTACAAGAAGAGACTATTTCCTGGAGGAtttgagtgattggtgaaagcagcaccattttgaaaatggtcATCTGTGCGAGGATGTAAAGGATCTACCGATTCAAGTGTACAGTGGATTTCGAGTATATTTTGATTCACCTCACGGttctgcgaagatcactgttcagctcCCGTTGCATTAAGACTTGGATGACTTTGGAAACATGGTGATATggggcatgggcgtcaatcccaggGGAGGGGGAAGGGGGCTGTGTCCCGGGTCCCCTCcccctttcggcaaaatgacccatttgttTTTagtttcagccactttttaaacaattttagccggttgcccccccccccccaccccgatttcaagccggattggcgctaatgacatcagaggggtcaggtcaaagtcagTGTTTTGTAACATTTTAAGTTAGAATTATGGTTAAGGGTATGATTAGATTATAATGTTAGGGTCagtgttaggattaggatttatggttatgattaggggctTAGGGTTACGATTAAGGTAAGGAAACTTTAATATTGGGTTTCAGACTTACTAACATGACCCTTCAGACTATAAAGACCTGTTACCGTGACTGTACCAGTAATATTCATTTCGAAACACTTATCAAGATTGAACGTTAAAATTGTTTAACCTGCAAGGCTCAATTTTATGAAAGTTTTTGTAATAATGTTCtgctataaaataaaaaaaacatcttTTTACTTCGTGTACTATTGAAGTTTTCATAAATGTTCGCGATTTCTCCAAGTTGTACATGTAAAGTGTGACATGTATACTTATTTTTCTAGTCTGTAGAACATGCCACCGAAGCAATATCCGCAAACGTAATGTCCAACAAATGCCCAATCTAATTAAATGATTTGTGCACAATCATTAGTCAAAGTTTTAGGTCACGAAACTTGTTTTAATCATTCCCGGTAATCATTGCCCTTGTTTGTATCGGGAAGGTCAACTGTCAATTAGTTCACCTGCCATTTGATCCACAGCTTATCCCATACATGTCCATATCTGAGATTTGATACAGAGCCAATTGTGTAATTAGTATAGATTTAGTCACCGTGCCGAATTCTTATCGAAAGTTATAAAAGGTTCATTGAATTGCCACTAATTATATATTACACGGTTTTCAATAGAAaagagacttttcttgttttaaagcactgaaccgtaaacgccttaaaatggcagtgtgcCCTCAAAGCTGAAATTTACAATTAGGtatggcgaatatttactaaaaaccgatgctgagcggatgaattttggtaatattacaacaacAATGTTATATAATGAGAAAAGATATCATTTTGAagtatcaaaacccaaaatgtactttttttggctatataactttgcCAATTTCAGTGATTTCAAAGCACTCTTTTCAGATGCAACAGAAACAAATAATTCTTCGTCGTATTCCATGCCATACAAACATATAGTTTGTGGTTGTGGTATACAACCAAAAGCACTACTAATTTACGTGCTCCAGATTATGCTAttgaaaataatattgtaaacatCTACTATCCGACCATGTGCATGTATCACATCGTCTACACCAGGCAAATAATTATTGTCTGGCAAGGCACGTGTTGTGATAGTACTTATGTAGAAGTGGGCGTGGCTTTGAAACAAGATTGAAACACGCTGAAaaagcacacacaaaaaaagaaacaaagagaGTAGCTGATTACGAAACAAAAAACCAAAACGGTCAGTGACCAATTCAAATCAGACATCACGGACCATACCGTTCAAATAAATCATGTTATTAACCAAGTTAACTGGAAAGATGCCCAAGTCTTCGAGAAGAAATGTAATTTGGGAGCTTCTTTCCCTTAATttctatctaccaaaaaacgtttcaaaacgtaaaaagtggccaaagtttaaaaaatctttcctgtgtggcttttcacccttttttaaacttggtcccatttagtaaagtagtaataacatgaagaatgagtcctactttttacatgcaacaatgtgctcttataggtttaagactgctcgaaagcggtgcaatatgactttTATGtcttattatattgcgtgttcataaagagtagagTATtattatatacttagcaaattgactgtgtgtcaacctgctacattattagtctactgtagtagaccagtttaatttatcattccctaaattaatctctctgacctgaccatggaaaagtcatcattcctgttctgattcaacagctcagatatccatgagaaaactgcttttttctctgggcagggcagtcactggagatgtgatgtgtttcgtcatagattttaaatggtttcatgcatggaaacgtatgaattgtttatcaaaaaaaaaaggaatgcagcgcagtctactacattataggccctacatacttaaggcgcagaatcgcacatgacgatgaagaatttaacaaagtgagtatttgctactttttcttaaatcaaaatacattataacgtctatacggaaaaacttcaattacgcacaaacattaattcatttgctctacaaaataaacactgacaactaagaaaaccaacaagtagcctatagatatAAGTTtttaaaagggtgaaaagccacacaggaaagattttttttaaactttggccactttttacgttttgaaacgtttttggtagatattaattcttttttgagatAAAacatattgcgcggtaagtggttctttgtagccatgcgaggcgaactagttggatatccatatttcgcggtaagtggttctttgcagccagacgaggcgaactagttgaatatccatatttcgcggtgagtggttttttgaagctccgaggggcaaactagttggatatccatatttcacggttagcggttctttgtagccctgcggagcAAACTAGATGGATATCCATATTACGCGGtttgcggttctttgtagccctgcggggcaaactagtcggatatccatatttcgcggtttgtggctctttgaaCATATATAAATTGACAGCAAGCGACGAAAAtcataatttgccatggaacttcagtcatattttatctgaaatctgactggaTGACAGGGCCTGCATGTATGGCATGCATGGTACGATGACATGCAATCGCTGACCTATCCTTAAAAGTAGTTGCGTGTATCACACCCGttccgggttcaaaccccattgtagtattctattgttaaggatacgatacatgatttaccgacaaatgactcatttgggaatgcgatcatgaattttgaagaaaaaaagtttcaacaggcttcgttgggattcgaaccagcgatttgAAACTTCTACTGATTACGCGTCTGGCgttttaccgctcggccacggagGTAGTTGAgtggatgagtgtaatgataaatgataaatttcataatgccatctttagccttttgtttataaaaaaagacgcgttttgtaaagatagattagccgttttatgcataaagagcacgaacgtttgggaaaggtttcaaacaaataataaagacactaatGTGATgctgaaattgcgtaagtcgggaaatatctgcgtcgcaatgttttgttttggttttaggaatttgacctcaaaatttacgacttcatgacattatcattcgaaatcaaccaaagatatttcaacagtatatggccacattctttctctagaatgttttgtacaatgaatgatgaatatctcccgtaaatgatttcgtataaagaaaccagatgtggttccttgcacttgaatatatatttttaataaacagatatgatagtcgttagcttgcgtcttgagagagtagattgcgtcttgagtcaaaaactgacaataattctgccaGTAAATCTGATTTATATGTACCGAAtcatatagcgcagtgtataggccaatcgtgaaggtaatCTAAACGCATATGACCTATAGCCTACCATGCTCGACTGACaaacagcgaggtcagtcaccgagctaatcggggctattgtcagtggccttagtcagatgtccttcgg encodes the following:
- the LOC140158208 gene encoding kin of IRRE-like protein 1, translating into MESLSSVLTVMKRRIRLFVCLFLCLCHIELSEAQFRKQPKDVYADLGGTVTLPCAIRRVRYGKGEVSWNYKLAGVAGQQNISSEYLLYPSLDTDRRRRYSILGNRSNGEYNLQITNVRNSDEATYECVYYEGHADPALITNRKRGGILAIGRYPDPGYPLCSMSPSTGVLPLMNVTFTCTTRGGNPMGKVRWYTGTKWIGKWGLDGTIQHTRFLTANDVGLVLSCQEDHPSRPRYPRMCQVNPLTALGISITPGPQVSVLTGNNMIFSCVPNKKGNYGYLWTINGHIFVRSPYIFPLEILEKNCV